The Mesorhizobium sp. AR02 genomic interval TCAACGCCGTGGCGCCCGGCGTCATCAACACGCCGATCGTTGCCGAACGCATCGCGTCGGACGCCTGGTACCGGCGCGCCATGATCGAAACCACGCCGATCCGGCGTGTCGGCACGGCAGAGGATGTCGCCGGCGGCATCCTGTTCCTGTGCGGCCCCGACGCCCAGTTCATCACCGGCCATATCCTGAACATCGACGGCGGCTGGCTGGCCGCGCGCGTCGCCCCATGAGGGGCAGCCGAGAGCACGAAGGAAAGAGAATGTCACCTGTTGCAATCCACGACCTGGCCACGATGTCGTCCGAGGCGCGCACGCGCCTGCTGGAGCGGACCGAGGCCGATCTCACCGACACGATCCGCAAGGTCGAGCCGATCATCGCCGCTGTCCGAACCAGAGGTGACAATGCTCTGGTCGAGCTTGCCGCCCGGTTTGACGGCGTGACGCTGGAGCGTACGGCGCTGAAAGTATCCGCAAGCCAGATCGCAAGTGCCGAGAAGGAACTCGATGCCGAAATCGTCGCGGCGATCCGGCTCTCGGTGGCGCAGGTCAGGCGTTTCCATGAGGCGCAAATGCCCGACAATCTCTGGCTGAGCGAGGCAACTGAAGGCGCGCTGATCGGCGACCGCTGGACGTCGATCGATTCCGTCGCCTGCTACGTGCCACGCGGCAAGGGGTTCTTCCCGTCGAGCGCGATCATGACCGCGGTGCCCGCCAAGGTGGCCGGCGTGGCAAGGGTGGTGATCGTGACACCGCCGGGACCGGACGGCTCGGCCGACGCCGCCACGCGCTTCATCGCTTCGCTGATCGGCATCGAGGACATCTATCTCTGCGGCGGCGCCCAGGCGGTGGCGGCGGTCGCCTATGGCACCGAGACCGTGCCGAAATGCGCAAAGATCGTCGGCCCCGGCAGCCCTTGGGTCAGCGCGGCGCGCCAGCTTCTGTCGAATCGGATCGATCCGGGCAGCCCCGCCGGCCCGAGCGAATTGCTGGTCTATGCCGACAACTCGGTCCCTGCCGCACTCGCCGCACTGGAGCTGACGGTTGAATCGGAACACGGCCCCGACTCCTCCGCTTTTGTCGTCACCACAGACCGGGCGCTCGCGGAAGCCATCGCCGCCGCGGTACCGGAATTCTGGGAAGCGATGGAAGACTATCGCGCGGATTTTTCCCGCACCGTGCTC includes:
- the hisD gene encoding histidinol dehydrogenase — its product is MSPVAIHDLATMSSEARTRLLERTEADLTDTIRKVEPIIAAVRTRGDNALVELAARFDGVTLERTALKVSASQIASAEKELDAEIVAAIRLSVAQVRRFHEAQMPDNLWLSEATEGALIGDRWTSIDSVACYVPRGKGFFPSSAIMTAVPAKVAGVARVVIVTPPGPDGSADAATRFIASLIGIEDIYLCGGAQAVAAVAYGTETVPKCAKIVGPGSPWVSAARQLLSNRIDPGSPAGPSELLVYADNSVPAALAALELTVESEHGPDSSAFVVTTDRALAEAIAAAVPEFWEAMEDYRADFSRTVLNGRNGGIVLAPSIDAAFDFINDYAAEHLAVLSTSAFELLPRIRNAGEILLGPHSAIPIANFVLGPSHVLPTGGRANTASPLSVFDFMKRSSIAYLSQAAYQRLAHAARTFALYEGFMAHANSVSEIRDRILSNSRPFTGSNSLF